From the Gemmatimonadota bacterium genome, the window CGGCGACGCTCCCAGCACGCCTACGTTGCCGCCCAGGTCGACCATGGCCGCCGCTACCCCCGCCGCGCCCAGCGCGTCGAGCGCGCGGTCCACCGCGAAGCCCTTGGCGATGGCGCCCAGGTCCAGCCGCATGCCCGGCCTGGTGAGGCGCGCGCTCGCGCCCGCGGCATCGTAGTCGATGCCCCGGTGCCCCACCAGAGAGGTCGCGGAGTCGAGCGTGGCCGGCGCGGGGATGGCGCCGCGCTCGCGGTAGAACCCCCACACGTCCACCACGGGGCCCACGGTCACGTCGAACGCGCCGCCGCTCGCCTCGCCCCACTCGAGCGACGCCGCCAGGACGCGCGCCGTCCACTCGGAGACGGGCGTGCGCTCG encodes:
- a CDS encoding FAD:protein FMN transferase gives rise to the protein MRGPACAALALALAACGGEESAERPGATGDRAARSAAGELAEVRRAWPVMGTLLEVVAWHPDSAAAAAAIHSARAAVTAVDSLMSNYRADSELSLLNRRAGGAERTPVSEWTARVLAASLEWGEASGGAFDVTVGPVVDVWGFYRERGAIPAPATLDSATSLVGHRGIDYDAAGASARLTRPGMRLDLGAIAKGFAVDRALDALGAAGVAAAMVDLGGNVGVLGASP